The sequence below is a genomic window from Actinomycetota bacterium.
CCCGCATCCTGCCGGAGTCCGAGGAGTTCCAGATCGTCTTCAAGGACACCACGGCCCTGAGCGCCGCCACCCAGTACTTCGACAACGTCACCCAGATCGTCTCGCTGATCGTGGTGATACTGGCGGCGGGAGCGGTGGCGGGCCGGAGGAATTCCGGTTTCTACCATATCCTGCTCACCAAACCGGTTAGGCGCGGAGAGGTCCTCGCCAGCTCCTTCATCACCTACGCGCTGCTCATCCTGGCCGGCCTCCTGGTGGGGCATGCTCTTTTCGGCATCTACACCGAGCTGCTCTTCGGCGGCTTGAGCCTCTGGGGACTGCTGGCATCCCTTGCAGCCTGCGCGGCCGCTCTGTGGCTGCTCCTGGCCCTGACGGTTTTTCTCGGGGTGGCGACGAAACGCGCCGCCCTGGCGGGAGTGCTCTCCTTCCTGGGCTTCTTCGTGGTCTCGCTGCTGTTGGGGCTGCTGCCCATCTCCTGGGAGATCGCGCCAGCGGCACTTTTCAGCCGCTCCTCCGAGGTGGCGGCGGGGAAGGCCGGGCTGAGCGTGTTGGTGCCGGGAATGGCGACGGCGTTTCTGGCCGCGGCCGCCCTGCTCTACGCTGCGGTGAGGATATTCGAAAGGGCCGACCTTTGAGGGGAAGGAGGGGTGATGGGCGGATCGCTGCTCATGGCCTTCGATCTCGGCGGCGGCTCCGGCCGCTGCATGCTGGTGGATCCCGAGGCGGGGGTGGTGCAGGTGGCCTCCAGGAGCTGGACGCACCCCGTGGCCCCCAACACCGCGGGGCTGGGATACGACCTGGATCTCGAGGACATATGGAAGAAGATGGGAGATGCGTCCCGCCAGGTCATGCGGGACTCCGGGGCCGCGCCCGGGGAGGTGGCGGGAGTGGCCGCGTGCAGCATGCGCAACACCACCGTGCTCATGGACGCCGCAGGCGGGGTGCTTTTCGCGACGCCCAACCAGGACGCGCGCGCCCTGGGGAACGCCCTCGCCCTGGCCGAGGCCCTGGAAGCGGGCAGGCTGGCGGGCGCCGCCCTGGACATCTTCCCCGTCGAGCCGCCGGGGTCCGACGACCGCCTGGTCCGGCGTGAGGAGGTCATCGCCACGCCGCACATCGGGGGCAACACGGTGGAGACCGGCGCCCACCAGGGCCAGATGGCGGCGCAGCAGCTCCGCGACCTGCTGCGCGGCAGGGCGCCCGCGCATATCCTCAACCCCGAGGCTCTGGAAGGATTTGACTGGACGGCTCCCCGCCGCGAGCCCGCCCCCGAGGTGCAGGAGCGCCTGGCCGCCAACCCCCGGCCTTCCATGACCTCTTAACGGGCCATGTTAAGCCCCTCCTCTGCCGGGAAGAGCGGGGCGACGGGAATATGCCCGCCTCCTCAGAGGACGAAAGGGTTTTGGGACCGCTCGAAAGGACCGAAGAGGGCGAAGACCCCCTTGTCCGGGAACCGCGGAAAAAGCCCTCACGGACACGAGACTGGCTATAAGATTCGGCAGATAACCGCCCGTCTG
It includes:
- a CDS encoding ABC transporter permease subunit, which encodes MSDRLANQLRKDLRETVRTYRAWVLVGAFAVFGIVSPVMMKLLPRILPESEEFQIVFKDTTALSAATQYFDNVTQIVSLIVVILAAGAVAGRRNSGFYHILLTKPVRRGEVLASSFITYALLILAGLLVGHALFGIYTELLFGGLSLWGLLASLAACAAALWLLLALTVFLGVATKRAALAGVLSFLGFFVVSLLLGLLPISWEIAPAALFSRSSEVAAGKAGLSVLVPGMATAFLAAAALLYAAVRIFERADL